From a region of the uncultured Draconibacterium sp. genome:
- a CDS encoding glycosyltransferase family 2 protein, which translates to MCKDKKIAIVILNWNGVKLFPDYLPSVIEHSKGENIEVIVADNGSTDNSLEFLKANFPEITLLDLKENYGFAKGYNVALNQIDADYFVLLNSDVKVEENWILPCIDQFEQDEKIAAVQPKVLSFNEPELFEYAGAAGGFIDKFGYPFCRGRILDHVEKDENQYDRASEIFWATGACMFVRAEAFKNAGGLDADFWAHMEEIDLCWRWKNQGYKIIYEPRSVVYHLGGGSLEYGNPKKVYLNFRNNLFMLYKNLPKKNFLPIFLSRMILDGVAAAKFLVGTEFKAFAAVAKAHRDFYKNFSALRKKRKDLLKLASVNNHKQIYPKSIMWKFFVQKKYKFAELNFNPE; encoded by the coding sequence ATGTGCAAAGACAAAAAAATTGCCATAGTTATTTTAAACTGGAACGGGGTAAAACTTTTTCCCGATTATCTGCCATCTGTAATCGAACATTCAAAAGGCGAAAACATTGAGGTAATTGTTGCCGACAACGGATCGACTGATAATTCGCTCGAGTTCTTAAAAGCTAATTTCCCGGAAATAACATTGCTCGACCTCAAGGAAAATTACGGTTTTGCCAAAGGCTACAACGTGGCTTTAAATCAAATTGATGCCGATTATTTTGTGTTGCTGAATTCGGATGTTAAAGTTGAAGAAAACTGGATTCTGCCTTGTATCGATCAATTTGAGCAGGACGAAAAAATTGCTGCCGTTCAGCCCAAAGTTTTGAGTTTTAATGAACCCGAACTTTTTGAATATGCCGGAGCCGCCGGAGGTTTTATCGACAAATTTGGCTACCCGTTTTGCCGTGGCCGTATTCTGGATCATGTAGAGAAAGATGAAAATCAATACGACCGAGCGAGCGAAATTTTCTGGGCAACCGGAGCGTGTATGTTTGTAAGAGCCGAAGCTTTTAAAAACGCAGGCGGGCTGGATGCCGACTTTTGGGCACACATGGAAGAAATTGATTTGTGCTGGCGCTGGAAAAACCAGGGATACAAAATAATATACGAACCACGCAGCGTAGTTTATCATTTGGGCGGTGGGAGTCTCGAGTACGGAAACCCCAAAAAGGTGTATCTCAACTTCCGTAACAATCTTTTCATGCTTTATAAAAATCTGCCGAAAAAGAATTTCCTACCCATCTTTTTAAGCCGAATGATCCTTGATGGCGTAGCTGCTGCCAAGTTTCTGGTGGGAACAGAATTTAAAGCTTTCGCTGCTGTGGCAAAAGCACATCGCGATTTTTATAAAAACTTTTCGGCACTGCGCAAGAAAAGAAAGGATTTGTTAAAGTTGGCAAGTGTTAATAATCATAAACAGATTTATCCGAAAAGTATCATGTGGAAGTTCTTTGTGCAGAAAAAATATAAATTTGCCGAACTGAATTTCAATCCGGAATAA
- a CDS encoding TonB-dependent receptor produces the protein MKRLSLVLLLQIMAVIAFGQINLTGVVKGDGEALAGASVVIEKSFYGVSTQANGSFEFKNLKPGDYTLLVSFIGFEPQKIELQLSANKNIEVDLEPNVIMTDEILISATRAGNKTPVAYSNVSNDEIAKRNMGQDIPFLLNLTPSFVTTSDAGAGVGYTNFRVRGTDLNRINVSVNGIPLNDAESHGTWFVDQPDMASSLENVQIQRGVGTSTNGAAAFGASINLQTNSLNKEAYGSYKTAAGTFNTFKNTVSAGTGLINDHFTFDVRLSKVTSDGFIDRASSDLKSYFVSGGYYSENTILKINVFSGYEETYQAWYGVPTVRLNNDTEGMQRYADHWLMTQEEVDHMMASDSRTYNYYTYDNQVDHYVQDHYQLHFSHKFNPHLNLNASLHYTYGRGYYENYKADEDLADYLLPNIEIGNEVIETTDLINRKWLDNDFYGFTYSLNYNKNNSDFILGGGYNVYDGRHFGNVIWAQYLGEADFNHDWYRGTGLKKDFNVYAKYNWQVAEKLNLFADLQYRRIDYTIEGIDDDLRNLDQDHDFNFFNPKLGIFYQLADNQDLYLSFAVANREPNRTAFVDYPEGNEPPVHETLHDWELGYNYASSRFSFGANFYFMNYKDQLVVTGQINDVGSAIMVNVDESYRTGIELQAGVQIATDFQWNGNTTLSINKIKDFTEYVDNWDTWGQDAFDLGTTDLAFSPNVIANSQFVYTPGEHFSIAFVSQYVGDQYIDNTSSDDRKLDAYFVNHLKADYTFKTNLVDEISLHFIANNLFDVQYETNAWVYPYLLGNERYKMDGYYPQAGVHFMFGVDFTF, from the coding sequence ATGAAAAGACTTAGTTTAGTGCTGCTGTTGCAAATTATGGCAGTAATTGCTTTCGGGCAAATTAATTTAACAGGCGTTGTAAAAGGAGATGGAGAAGCTTTGGCCGGTGCCAGCGTGGTAATCGAGAAATCGTTTTATGGCGTTTCAACCCAGGCAAACGGAAGTTTTGAATTCAAAAACCTGAAACCCGGCGACTACACCCTGCTGGTTTCGTTTATCGGTTTCGAGCCACAAAAAATCGAACTTCAACTTTCGGCCAATAAAAACATTGAAGTTGACCTGGAACCCAACGTGATTATGACCGATGAAATATTGATTTCGGCTACACGCGCCGGTAACAAAACACCGGTAGCCTACAGCAATGTAAGCAACGACGAAATTGCCAAACGTAACATGGGACAGGACATTCCTTTCTTGCTAAACCTGACACCTTCGTTTGTTACAACATCGGATGCCGGTGCCGGAGTGGGCTACACCAATTTCCGTGTACGTGGTACCGATTTGAATCGTATTAATGTAAGTGTAAACGGTATCCCTTTGAACGACGCAGAATCGCACGGAACATGGTTTGTTGATCAGCCGGATATGGCTTCATCACTGGAGAACGTACAAATTCAGCGCGGTGTGGGAACTTCAACAAATGGAGCCGCCGCATTTGGCGCCAGTATTAACCTGCAAACCAATTCGCTGAATAAAGAAGCATACGGTTCGTATAAAACTGCTGCCGGAACTTTCAACACGTTCAAAAACACCGTTTCGGCAGGAACAGGACTGATCAACGATCATTTTACCTTCGACGTTCGTTTATCAAAAGTTACTTCAGATGGTTTTATCGACCGTGCCAGTTCCGATCTGAAATCATACTTCGTTTCAGGAGGTTATTATTCGGAAAACACCATTCTGAAAATAAATGTATTTTCCGGCTACGAAGAAACTTACCAGGCGTGGTACGGAGTTCCGACAGTTCGTTTAAATAATGATACCGAAGGAATGCAGCGTTACGCCGACCACTGGCTAATGACACAGGAAGAAGTGGATCACATGATGGCTTCTGACAGCAGGACTTATAATTATTACACCTACGACAACCAGGTTGACCACTACGTTCAGGATCATTACCAGTTACATTTCTCGCATAAATTTAATCCGCACCTGAATTTAAATGCCTCGTTGCACTACACTTACGGACGTGGTTATTACGAAAATTACAAAGCCGATGAAGATTTGGCAGACTACCTGCTTCCAAATATTGAGATTGGTAACGAAGTAATCGAAACTACCGATCTGATCAACCGCAAATGGCTCGACAATGATTTTTACGGATTTACCTACTCGCTGAATTACAACAAAAACAACAGCGATTTTATACTGGGTGGAGGTTACAATGTTTACGATGGTCGCCATTTTGGAAATGTAATTTGGGCACAATACCTGGGAGAAGCGGATTTTAACCACGACTGGTACCGCGGAACCGGTTTGAAAAAAGACTTTAACGTATACGCCAAATACAACTGGCAGGTTGCTGAAAAACTAAACTTGTTTGCCGACTTGCAATACCGCCGTATTGATTATACCATTGAAGGAATCGACGATGATCTTCGCAATCTGGATCAGGATCACGACTTCAATTTCTTTAATCCGAAGTTGGGTATTTTTTATCAGTTGGCCGATAACCAGGATTTGTACTTATCATTTGCTGTGGCCAACCGCGAACCTAACCGTACAGCCTTTGTCGACTATCCGGAAGGTAACGAACCACCGGTGCACGAAACACTACACGACTGGGAGCTTGGATACAACTATGCTTCATCAAGATTCTCGTTTGGAGCCAATTTCTATTTTATGAATTATAAAGATCAGCTGGTGGTTACCGGACAAATCAATGATGTGGGTTCGGCAATTATGGTTAATGTTGATGAGAGTTACCGCACCGGAATTGAGTTGCAGGCGGGAGTGCAAATTGCCACTGATTTTCAGTGGAATGGTAACACCACTTTAAGCATTAACAAAATCAAAGATTTTACCGAATACGTTGACAACTGGGACACCTGGGGACAAGATGCTTTTGATTTGGGAACCACCGATTTGGCATTCTCTCCGAATGTAATTGCGAACAGTCAGTTTGTTTACACTCCCGGAGAGCATTTTAGCATCGCCTTTGTTTCGCAGTATGTTGGCGATCAGTATATCGACAACACATCAAGCGACGACCGCAAGCTGGATGCATATTTTGTAAATCACCTGAAAGCGGATTACACCTTTAAGACGAATCTGGTTGATGAGATTTCGCTGCATTTTATAGCCAACAACCTGTTTGATGTGCAGTATGAAACCAATGCATGGGTTTACCCTTATTTACTGGGTAACGAACGTTATAAAATGGATGGTTATTATCCGCAGGCAGGAGTGCACTTCATGTTTGGAGTCGACTTTACGTTTTAG
- the xseB gene encoding exodeoxyribonuclease VII small subunit, translating into MAAKKVSYSEAMAEIEEILEKIENEELDVDELAEKVKRVSVLLKTCKDKLTKTNEQVEQILKEMED; encoded by the coding sequence ATGGCAGCTAAAAAGGTTTCATACAGCGAGGCGATGGCCGAGATAGAAGAAATTCTTGAAAAAATAGAAAACGAAGAGCTGGATGTGGATGAACTGGCAGAAAAAGTAAAGCGCGTTTCGGTGTTGCTAAAAACCTGCAAAGACAAATTGACTAAAACCAACGAGCAGGTGGAGCAGATTTTAAAAGAAATGGAAGACTAA
- the xseA gene encoding exodeoxyribonuclease VII large subunit: protein MNQKLTLSELNQKIKDALLDAFPGTVWVVAEVSELKHNRSGHCYLELIEKEGNTITARSRATIWSYTYRMLKPYFETTTGQLFSEGIKVLVQATVEYHPAYGLSLNIKDIDPTYTVGDMAMQRKEIINRLKAEGVFEMNKELALPLVPQKIAVISSATAAGYQDFMNQLENNEYGFKFYTKLFEAYMQGAETVPSIIHALDRIFAHDDFFDAVAIIRGGGATADLSSFDDYDLAMNITQFSLPVITGIGHEKDDTIIDLVAHTRMKTPTAVAEFFVNGVERYYERLLELENDIVQLTRETLDTQQEKLERVAEGLKYSVADFINDRQRELSRRGNELQQNVSQFSFKKHNELTELRHSLDSGLSVWFVEAKNNIGKTQRVLRRLVGEAVFKADAKLNHQQDLLSGRVRNVLAKERDRILINENSVRLLNPENVLKRGFTLTLKEGKIIKSSKEIVVGDELETRFADGTVESKITKK, encoded by the coding sequence ATGAACCAGAAACTCACCCTCTCGGAATTAAATCAAAAAATTAAAGATGCATTACTTGATGCGTTTCCGGGAACGGTTTGGGTGGTTGCCGAGGTGAGTGAGTTAAAGCATAACCGAAGTGGCCACTGTTATCTGGAGTTGATTGAAAAGGAAGGCAATACCATAACTGCTCGTTCGCGGGCAACAATTTGGTCGTACACTTACCGCATGTTAAAGCCTTATTTTGAAACCACTACCGGACAACTTTTTAGCGAGGGAATAAAAGTGTTGGTTCAGGCAACGGTTGAGTATCATCCGGCTTATGGTTTAAGTTTGAATATTAAAGACATAGACCCGACTTACACGGTTGGCGACATGGCCATGCAGCGAAAAGAGATTATAAATCGTTTAAAGGCTGAAGGTGTTTTTGAAATGAACAAGGAACTGGCTCTGCCGCTGGTGCCGCAAAAAATAGCCGTTATTTCGTCGGCAACTGCTGCGGGTTACCAGGATTTTATGAACCAGCTGGAAAACAACGAATACGGTTTTAAATTTTACACCAAACTGTTTGAGGCGTATATGCAGGGAGCGGAAACAGTACCTTCCATCATTCATGCGCTGGATCGGATTTTTGCACACGACGATTTTTTTGATGCGGTAGCAATTATTCGTGGAGGAGGAGCTACGGCCGACCTGAGCAGCTTCGATGATTACGACCTGGCCATGAACATTACCCAGTTTTCGCTGCCGGTAATTACCGGAATTGGCCACGAAAAGGATGATACGATTATCGACCTGGTGGCGCATACCCGCATGAAAACACCAACAGCGGTAGCCGAATTTTTTGTTAATGGTGTTGAACGCTATTACGAGCGTTTACTCGAACTGGAAAATGATATTGTACAATTAACCCGCGAAACGTTGGATACGCAGCAGGAAAAACTGGAGCGAGTAGCCGAAGGATTAAAATATTCAGTAGCTGATTTTATTAATGACAGGCAACGAGAGTTAAGCAGACGCGGCAACGAACTGCAGCAAAATGTTAGCCAATTTTCGTTTAAAAAACACAACGAATTAACTGAGCTGAGACATAGCTTGGATTCCGGACTTTCGGTGTGGTTTGTGGAAGCCAAGAACAATATCGGCAAAACGCAACGAGTCCTGAGGCGCCTTGTTGGAGAGGCGGTATTTAAAGCGGATGCAAAATTGAATCATCAGCAGGATCTGTTATCGGGACGTGTGCGAAATGTGCTGGCAAAAGAGCGTGATCGCATTCTGATAAACGAAAACTCAGTACGTTTACTGAATCCTGAAAACGTTTTAAAAAGAGGATTTACATTAACTTTGAAAGAAGGTAAAATAATTAAATCGAGCAAAGAAATTGTGGTTGGCGATGAGCTTGAAACCCGATTTGCCGATGGAACTGTAGAAAGTAAAATCACAAAAAAATAA
- a CDS encoding DUF2007 domain-containing protein, giving the protein MDQQDKIVKLYTGEDVVISRLKQELEAAGINPMIRDGFKQGLAAGFGEGVPSAIDLFVVEADFPKAQEILKAITEE; this is encoded by the coding sequence ATGGACCAGCAAGATAAAATAGTAAAACTTTATACCGGAGAAGATGTAGTGATAAGCAGACTGAAGCAGGAGCTCGAAGCTGCCGGTATTAATCCAATGATTCGAGATGGATTTAAACAGGGACTTGCCGCCGGTTTTGGCGAAGGAGTGCCTTCTGCCATCGACTTGTTTGTAGTTGAAGCAGATTTTCCAAAAGCACAGGAAATTCTAAAAGCAATAACAGAGGAATAG
- the deoC gene encoding deoxyribose-phosphate aldolase: MYTKEQVAQTIDHAVLKPEQTLADLKANAEMCIKNKVFSMCVKPCDIKAAKELLKDSGVKVSCVLSFPHGADATPVKAFQAKQAIEDGTDEIDMVMNIGRFLSGEYDYVRDDIKAVVEVAHRHNVLVKVIQESGHLTLEQIAKACELSYEAGADFVKTSTGFGPGGAKPEYIEVMVKTVGDKMQVKPSGGIRDWETAVAFLEQGADRLGIGSTEAVLNGAKATGNY; the protein is encoded by the coding sequence ATGTATACAAAAGAACAAGTAGCACAGACCATCGACCACGCAGTTTTGAAACCGGAACAAACATTGGCCGATTTGAAAGCGAATGCAGAAATGTGTATTAAAAACAAGGTGTTTAGTATGTGTGTGAAACCTTGCGATATAAAGGCCGCCAAAGAATTGTTGAAAGACAGTGGGGTAAAAGTGTCGTGTGTGCTTAGTTTTCCACACGGAGCTGATGCAACGCCGGTAAAAGCATTTCAGGCCAAACAGGCCATTGAAGACGGTACCGACGAAATTGACATGGTAATGAACATTGGCCGTTTTCTCTCAGGAGAATACGATTATGTTCGCGACGATATTAAAGCCGTTGTTGAAGTGGCTCACCGACACAATGTGCTGGTAAAAGTTATCCAGGAAAGTGGTCATTTAACACTTGAGCAGATTGCCAAAGCCTGTGAATTATCGTACGAGGCGGGTGCCGATTTTGTAAAAACATCAACCGGATTCGGCCCGGGCGGAGCCAAACCTGAATACATTGAGGTGATGGTAAAAACCGTTGGCGATAAAATGCAGGTAAAACCTTCGGGCGGCATCCGCGACTGGGAAACGGCTGTGGCTTTTTTGGAGCAGGGCGCCGATCGTTTGGGAATTGGTTCAACCGAAGCAGTGCTTAATGGTGCTAAAGCAACCGGTAATTATTAA
- a CDS encoding thioesterase family protein, whose protein sequence is MQKLKFQEPVYTYHIDFVGHVNNIIYVQWLENARVKLIEAMGLSITQIAVDDDILPIITETNIQYKKPFFLSNEVHVEVWVSEIFNVSANFKFRFRNEKGEICSTAQQKVLFIDRATQRPSRIFVKYRELFEKYLLSD, encoded by the coding sequence ATGCAAAAATTAAAATTTCAAGAACCCGTTTATACTTATCACATTGATTTTGTTGGCCATGTAAATAATATTATTTACGTGCAATGGCTTGAAAATGCCCGTGTGAAACTAATTGAAGCAATGGGTTTATCGATTACGCAAATTGCTGTCGACGATGATATTTTACCCATCATCACAGAAACAAACATTCAGTACAAAAAGCCATTTTTCCTGAGTAACGAAGTGCATGTTGAAGTATGGGTTTCCGAGATCTTTAATGTATCGGCAAACTTCAAATTCCGATTCCGAAACGAAAAAGGAGAGATCTGCTCTACCGCGCAACAAAAAGTTTTGTTTATCGACCGAGCCACACAACGTCCTTCACGTATATTTGTGAAATACAGAGAACTATTTGAAAAATACCTTTTAAGTGATTAA
- a CDS encoding ion transporter has translation MTLKSKIKPIIEDNTEKSGKWFDLVIQFFIVLSLLAFSIETLPDISVRLNNFLDNFELFTIVIFTIEYILRLWVSEKKLKFIFSFYALIDLFAILPFYLSFGIDLRSIRVFRLIRLFRVFKMLRFNRAIQNFGCALKSIKEELILYFILSSFLIFLSSIGIYYFENPAQPEIFKSIFHSMWWAIATLTTVGYGDIYPITAGGKIFTSLILLIGLGVVAVPTGLIASALSKTKDNKDN, from the coding sequence ATGACGTTAAAGTCTAAAATAAAGCCAATAATTGAGGACAATACAGAAAAATCAGGAAAATGGTTCGACCTTGTTATTCAGTTCTTTATTGTGCTTTCATTGTTAGCCTTCTCTATCGAAACCTTGCCCGATATTAGTGTGCGGTTAAATAATTTTTTAGACAATTTCGAGCTATTTACAATCGTTATTTTTACCATTGAATATATTTTAAGATTATGGGTGTCTGAAAAAAAGCTCAAGTTCATATTTAGTTTCTATGCCCTTATTGACCTATTCGCTATACTACCTTTTTATCTGTCTTTTGGTATTGATCTTAGAAGCATCAGAGTTTTCAGACTTATAAGATTATTTCGTGTCTTCAAAATGTTGCGATTCAACAGAGCAATTCAAAATTTTGGATGTGCACTCAAATCAATTAAAGAAGAATTAATATTATATTTCATCTTATCGTCATTTCTAATTTTCTTATCTTCTATTGGAATATATTATTTTGAGAATCCGGCACAACCAGAAATATTCAAATCAATTTTCCATAGTATGTGGTGGGCAATAGCAACCTTAACAACAGTCGGTTATGGAGACATCTACCCAATTACTGCAGGAGGCAAGATTTTCACATCACTAATTTTGTTAATTGGTTTGGGAGTAGTAGCAGTTCCAACGGGCTTAATTGCATCCGCATTGTCTAAAACAAAAGATAACAAAGACAATTAA
- a CDS encoding inositol monophosphatase family protein — MDYKELCFQVQNIAHSTGNFIRGEQKKISEQNIEIKSVASLVTYVDKTAEKQIVDALKELLPEAGFVAEEGTAESNNEKYTWFVDPLDGTTNYLHGLAPHSVSIGLAEGNELVLGVVYEIGADEMFYSWKGGPAYCNEEIIQTAKRSKSEDTLIATGFPYYDFDKVDEYIEAMKELMKSTRGIRRFGSAAIDLCYVAAGRFDAFYEHALHAWDVAAGAFILQQAGGKTTDFSGGDNWLFGGEIVSASNAYFPEFFGIVNKYLGTK; from the coding sequence ATGGACTACAAAGAACTTTGTTTTCAGGTACAAAATATTGCCCACAGCACAGGTAATTTTATACGTGGCGAACAAAAAAAGATTTCTGAGCAAAATATTGAAATAAAAAGTGTTGCCAGCCTGGTAACCTACGTTGATAAAACAGCAGAAAAACAAATTGTTGATGCATTGAAGGAGCTGCTTCCCGAAGCCGGTTTTGTTGCCGAAGAAGGAACTGCCGAATCAAATAACGAAAAATACACATGGTTTGTCGATCCGCTGGATGGCACAACCAACTATCTGCACGGATTAGCACCGCACTCGGTAAGTATTGGTTTGGCCGAAGGCAACGAATTGGTATTAGGTGTTGTTTACGAGATTGGCGCCGACGAAATGTTTTATTCGTGGAAAGGTGGCCCGGCTTACTGCAACGAAGAGATCATTCAAACAGCAAAACGTTCAAAATCGGAAGACACGCTAATTGCTACCGGATTCCCATACTACGATTTCGACAAAGTAGATGAATACATTGAAGCGATGAAAGAACTGATGAAATCAACTCGTGGAATTCGCCGTTTTGGATCGGCAGCCATTGATTTGTGTTACGTTGCAGCCGGTCGTTTCGATGCTTTTTACGAGCATGCACTACATGCCTGGGATGTTGCAGCAGGCGCATTTATTTTACAACAAGCAGGCGGAAAAACTACCGACTTTAGTGGCGGCGACAACTGGTTGTTTGGCGGCGAGATTGTATCGGCCAGCAATGCTTATTTCCCGGAATTCTTTGGAATCGTAAATAAATATTTGGGTACGAAATAA